One genomic segment of Microcella indica includes these proteins:
- a CDS encoding formylglycine-generating enzyme family protein: protein MKPSNGLTRHVPPDPASSEASCCAPSPDRESPSHSLPSLGSGAGIGVGVGEHSIEQREVPPGNFRMGDSYGDGNPQDGERPVHEVSLTAFRIDATSVTNADFAKFVDATGYATEAETFGYSAVFHLALSANPADVIAPAAGTPWWLGVRGADWRHPGGSLSGIDGLEDHPVVHVSWNDAVAYCDWSGRRLPTEAEWEYASRGGLDGARYPWGDDLLDDGAWRANIWQGDFPRINTVEDGFLTTAPVRTFEPNGYGLWQTVGNIWEWCADWSDPSYYLTSPVSGPKGPPEGMYKVLRGGSYLCHDSYCNRYRCAARSSNTPDSSMGNAGFRTVEIDGTI from the coding sequence ATGAAGCCATCGAACGGTCTGACCCGACATGTTCCGCCGGACCCGGCGAGCTCAGAAGCGTCGTGTTGCGCCCCTTCGCCAGACCGCGAGAGCCCCTCCCATTCGTTGCCGAGCCTGGGCAGCGGCGCCGGCATCGGCGTAGGCGTCGGCGAGCACAGTATCGAGCAGCGCGAGGTGCCCCCCGGCAACTTCCGCATGGGCGATTCGTATGGCGACGGAAATCCTCAAGATGGGGAGCGTCCGGTGCATGAGGTGTCGCTGACGGCGTTCCGCATCGACGCAACCAGCGTCACGAACGCCGACTTTGCGAAATTCGTCGACGCGACCGGGTACGCGACTGAGGCGGAGACGTTCGGATACTCCGCCGTATTCCACCTGGCGCTGAGCGCCAATCCAGCAGACGTGATCGCGCCCGCGGCGGGGACACCCTGGTGGTTAGGCGTGAGGGGGGCTGACTGGCGGCACCCGGGCGGATCGCTATCCGGTATCGACGGGCTTGAAGATCATCCGGTCGTTCACGTTAGTTGGAACGACGCAGTGGCATATTGCGACTGGTCTGGCCGCCGCCTGCCGACCGAGGCTGAGTGGGAATACGCCTCACGGGGAGGCCTTGACGGTGCTCGGTACCCGTGGGGCGACGACCTTCTCGATGATGGAGCTTGGCGAGCGAACATCTGGCAGGGTGACTTCCCTCGCATTAACACAGTCGAGGACGGCTTCCTGACGACGGCGCCTGTCCGTACGTTTGAGCCCAACGGTTATGGCCTGTGGCAGACCGTCGGCAACATTTGGGAGTGGTGCGCCGACTGGTCAGACCCTTCGTACTACCTCACGTCTCCAGTATCAGGCCCAAAAGGCCCCCCGGAGGGCATGTACAAGGTCCTCCGCGGAGGCTCCTACCTCTGCCACGACTCCTACTGCAATAGATACCGATGCGCCGCACGATCCTCGAACACTCCAGACTCCTCTATGGGTAACGCCGGGTTCCGTACCGTCGAAATCGACGGCACAATTTAA
- a CDS encoding ABC transporter substrate-binding protein, translating into MRKSMRFAAGVSAVVLTIGLAGCTAGEPEDGDASSVTELNLPAVEAPWLGGYQAMVDLYEEETGITVNLTAFPFDGLRTQEANAAQSGSNAFDLLLINEQWVGQFYDNGWVQPVADVKPDFEWDEGLIQFDGIGRWDPDARATTPDGEVYSLPINGNIHEFMYRTDLYDQLGLDVPDDWEGVIDNAEAARSAGAASNGYVVRGKTPSYDFSAVLYSYDGAWFADESGGDYTPTIDTDEFREALEMFKALADVGPAAPQTIAQAEAISLMQGGDTLQATLVTASSVPLEDPAASLIAGKVGYAALPGGTPVSGVWTMGVPVGLPADRAAAAMDFLQWLTSQETMQAWADAGGVTTRTDVSSDRPELQVLIESADAIRGGLRYPFTPAMLEVTDPALGLYLSGDVDLEATITAIQSGLDRVVEEAGFSQ; encoded by the coding sequence ATGAGAAAGTCCATGCGTTTCGCTGCGGGAGTCTCTGCAGTAGTCCTCACAATCGGCCTGGCCGGCTGTACAGCTGGCGAGCCCGAGGACGGCGACGCGTCGAGCGTCACCGAACTCAACCTTCCCGCGGTGGAGGCACCCTGGCTCGGGGGATACCAGGCAATGGTCGACCTGTACGAGGAGGAGACGGGAATCACCGTCAACCTCACCGCCTTTCCATTTGATGGCTTGCGGACGCAGGAAGCCAACGCAGCCCAGAGCGGCTCCAACGCTTTTGACCTGCTCCTGATCAACGAGCAGTGGGTCGGACAGTTCTACGACAACGGCTGGGTCCAGCCCGTCGCCGACGTCAAGCCCGACTTCGAGTGGGACGAAGGCCTGATCCAGTTCGACGGCATCGGTCGTTGGGATCCGGATGCCCGCGCTACGACTCCCGACGGCGAGGTCTACTCGCTGCCGATCAATGGCAACATCCACGAGTTCATGTACCGCACTGACCTCTATGACCAGCTCGGCCTCGACGTGCCCGACGACTGGGAGGGCGTCATCGACAACGCCGAGGCTGCCCGTTCCGCCGGTGCGGCGAGCAACGGCTATGTTGTCCGCGGCAAGACCCCTTCGTATGACTTCAGCGCCGTGTTGTACTCCTACGACGGAGCCTGGTTCGCCGACGAGAGCGGCGGCGACTACACCCCCACCATCGACACCGACGAGTTCCGTGAGGCGCTCGAGATGTTCAAGGCGCTCGCCGACGTCGGCCCTGCGGCACCGCAGACCATCGCGCAAGCCGAGGCCATCTCCCTCATGCAGGGCGGCGACACCCTTCAGGCCACGCTGGTGACCGCGAGCTCCGTTCCCCTCGAGGACCCGGCGGCCTCTCTCATTGCCGGCAAGGTGGGATACGCCGCTCTCCCCGGTGGCACGCCGGTGAGTGGTGTGTGGACGATGGGCGTACCGGTCGGGCTTCCGGCCGACCGCGCAGCTGCCGCGATGGACTTCCTTCAGTGGCTCACCTCACAGGAGACCATGCAGGCGTGGGCAGATGCTGGCGGCGTGACTACTCGCACCGATGTTTCGAGCGACCGGCCCGAACTTCAGGTGCTGATCGAGTCCGCGGACGCCATCCGAGGCGGACTGCGCTATCCGTTCACTCCCGCGATGCTGGAGGTGACTGACCCGGCACTCGGTCTGTACCTCTCCGGCGACGTCGACCTTGAGGCGACCATCACCGCAATACAGTCCGGACTCGACCGGGTGGTTGAGGAAGCGGGTTTCTCCCAGTGA
- a CDS encoding carbohydrate ABC transporter permease → MTIVVPLLWMVLIAFQQPRAIIAPGWRFEFSLHNFAEVFNPNTVFGSQVLNSLIIVVAATGLTLVIATFASYSLSQLQWSRRVVLGVLSGAALLQVIPPMTLVPGLYATLTNIGLVNTLGGLILVNTVFNLPFALIMTKFSFDALPVELKESASVDGTSEFGVFRRIMLPLAMPGISAVGIFTAIQVWNEFLFGLVFTSGGRTAPITVGIAALIQPQEIRFGGMAAIGVVTAIPIIILAIAANRQIVSGLVGGAVKG, encoded by the coding sequence GTGACTATCGTTGTTCCGCTCCTCTGGATGGTGCTCATCGCCTTCCAGCAGCCGCGGGCGATCATCGCCCCCGGGTGGCGGTTTGAGTTTTCGCTTCACAACTTCGCCGAGGTCTTCAATCCGAACACCGTCTTCGGTTCGCAGGTTCTCAACAGCCTGATCATCGTGGTCGCTGCCACGGGTCTCACTCTCGTGATCGCCACGTTTGCCAGCTACAGCCTCAGCCAGCTTCAGTGGTCGCGACGGGTCGTGCTCGGTGTACTCAGCGGCGCGGCGCTGCTGCAGGTCATTCCGCCCATGACCCTCGTGCCCGGCCTGTACGCCACGCTCACCAACATCGGGCTGGTCAACACCCTCGGTGGGCTCATTCTGGTGAACACCGTGTTCAACCTGCCCTTTGCTCTGATCATGACGAAGTTCTCGTTCGACGCGTTGCCGGTCGAGCTCAAGGAGTCGGCATCCGTCGACGGCACCAGCGAGTTCGGCGTCTTCCGCCGGATCATGCTGCCGCTCGCGATGCCCGGCATCTCGGCGGTGGGCATCTTCACGGCCATCCAGGTCTGGAACGAGTTCCTCTTCGGCCTCGTCTTCACCTCGGGTGGACGCACGGCACCGATTACCGTCGGCATCGCCGCCCTGATCCAACCCCAGGAGATCAGGTTCGGCGGCATGGCCGCTATTGGGGTCGTGACGGCGATCCCGATCATCATCCTGGCCATCGCCGCGAACCGCCAGATCGTCTCCGGACTCGTCGGAGGGGCGGTTAAGGGATGA
- a CDS encoding carbohydrate ABC transporter permease produces MPVGQLVWMSFGDVRLVAGDFQWRPVGFENFIRMFGDETFAISLRNSSVFIFWTVALTMVLGTVLALATDRLVRSQQTVQNVLIWPAIVAPVVVSVVWLLILSPQIGLLNRILITFGIEPQAWLGESFGAMASIIVLDVWHWTPIVFLFVYTAVRGLDQSVLEAARVDGATYLRQVRDIILPLIAPALVGAAAIRLIMGVKAFDEMYLLTFGGPGTATTVITIYLRAVFFDSFDYGYGSALSVTVVLLVAFVLVLALVYRSVRRRFSND; encoded by the coding sequence GTGCCGGTGGGTCAGTTGGTCTGGATGAGCTTCGGTGACGTCAGGTTGGTGGCGGGCGACTTCCAGTGGCGACCGGTCGGCTTCGAAAACTTCATCCGGATGTTCGGAGACGAGACGTTCGCGATTTCGCTGCGGAACTCCTCGGTATTCATCTTCTGGACCGTCGCACTTACGATGGTGCTCGGCACGGTGCTCGCGCTGGCAACGGATCGCCTGGTCCGCTCCCAGCAGACCGTGCAGAATGTCCTGATCTGGCCAGCGATCGTCGCGCCAGTGGTTGTGAGCGTCGTGTGGTTGCTCATCCTGAGCCCGCAGATCGGCCTGCTCAACCGCATCCTCATCACGTTCGGGATCGAACCCCAGGCGTGGCTGGGCGAGAGCTTCGGTGCAATGGCGAGCATAATCGTGCTCGACGTCTGGCACTGGACGCCGATCGTCTTCCTCTTCGTCTACACCGCTGTGCGCGGCCTCGACCAGTCCGTCTTGGAAGCGGCCCGGGTCGACGGGGCCACCTACCTTCGGCAGGTGCGGGACATCATTCTCCCGTTGATCGCCCCCGCACTGGTCGGCGCCGCCGCGATTCGATTGATCATGGGCGTGAAGGCCTTCGACGAGATGTACCTACTTACTTTCGGCGGACCGGGAACGGCGACCACCGTTATCACGATCTACCTGAGGGCCGTCTTCTTCGACTCCTTCGACTACGGGTACGGCAGCGCCCTGAGCGTGACCGTGGTCCTCCTGGTCGCGTTTGTCCTCGTGCTCGCACTCGTCTACCGCTCCGTGCGGAGGAGGTTCTCCAATGACTAG
- a CDS encoding chromate transporter, translating into MDLNGRGRRHRQLPSMLKVGCIGFGGGSALIPIMERELVSPDGGLTEKAFVQDVVIANVTPGALPVKLAALSGIQLGGAALSAFSALFVALPGTIATVGLLALFSALGPVAIRNLEYVSLGITAFILFLLAHYVATVIVDGGRRRRVYMLIAGTTFLLTGAEKSRALIAHVAGLENSWVLPELSALGVVLVAIGSIGAFSVYQWFRYRPQFGTARRRAQGLLRPVLVAIITFAVVTLGGIGTALLIDPVGGGALLGLVSLSSLSSFGGGEAYVGVADGFFVASGMVDSASFYGQIVPIANALPGPILVKIATGIAYSIGFGGGGFVLGIIFATLAFLVSIGACCVVALGVLAAYDKAQHSLFVQNVAGFILPVICGLLASTSVSMLHSNARISEQAGLSGWIAVLGSIALAGGVALVHRTAKVPDIVLVLLCGGASFALLITL; encoded by the coding sequence GTGGATCTGAACGGCCGCGGACGCCGACATCGCCAGTTGCCGTCGATGCTCAAGGTGGGCTGCATCGGTTTCGGTGGCGGCAGCGCGTTAATTCCGATCATGGAGCGAGAACTGGTCTCCCCTGACGGTGGCCTCACCGAGAAGGCTTTCGTGCAGGATGTCGTTATCGCAAATGTTACGCCGGGTGCCCTGCCGGTGAAGCTCGCGGCGCTCTCGGGCATCCAACTCGGCGGCGCTGCGCTGTCTGCCTTCTCGGCGCTCTTCGTGGCGCTACCAGGCACCATTGCGACAGTGGGACTGCTCGCACTCTTCTCAGCGCTCGGCCCCGTCGCAATCCGCAACCTGGAGTACGTCTCACTCGGCATTACCGCCTTCATCCTGTTCCTACTGGCGCATTATGTCGCGACGGTGATTGTCGATGGGGGACGCCGGCGCCGGGTCTACATGCTCATCGCTGGTACAACGTTCCTGCTCACAGGCGCTGAGAAGTCTCGCGCGCTTATTGCCCATGTGGCCGGTCTCGAAAACAGCTGGGTTCTGCCAGAACTCTCCGCGTTGGGCGTCGTCCTGGTCGCCATCGGCAGCATCGGTGCCTTCTCGGTCTACCAATGGTTCCGGTACCGCCCGCAGTTTGGCACGGCGCGACGGCGCGCTCAGGGTCTGCTGCGCCCCGTGCTGGTCGCGATCATCACGTTCGCTGTGGTCACGCTAGGCGGCATCGGGACGGCTCTGCTCATCGATCCGGTCGGCGGCGGCGCCCTCCTCGGACTCGTGTCGCTCTCCTCCCTCTCCTCGTTCGGGGGCGGGGAGGCCTACGTCGGCGTGGCGGACGGTTTTTTCGTCGCGTCGGGGATGGTCGATTCCGCGAGCTTCTATGGTCAGATCGTGCCGATTGCCAATGCGCTGCCCGGACCGATCCTGGTGAAGATCGCGACGGGCATCGCCTACTCCATTGGATTCGGGGGTGGCGGATTCGTGTTAGGAATCATCTTCGCGACTCTCGCCTTTCTGGTCAGCATCGGGGCGTGCTGCGTCGTCGCTCTCGGCGTGCTTGCCGCATACGATAAGGCGCAGCACTCACTCTTCGTGCAGAACGTCGCTGGCTTCATCCTGCCGGTGATCTGCGGCCTGCTCGCATCCACGTCGGTGTCGATGCTGCACTCGAACGCGCGGATCAGCGAACAGGCAGGTCTATCCGGCTGGATCGCGGTGCTGGGCTCCATCGCCCTCGCTGGCGGCGTCGCGCTGGTTCATCGGACGGCGAAGGTGCCGGACATCGTGCTCGTCCTCCTCTGCGGCGGTGCATCCTTCGCGCTGCTCATCACCCTGTGA
- a CDS encoding sulfatase family protein produces the protein MTDKPDLYLIHCHDLGDWLTTYGYPQIPSPNLDAFAATSVVFDRAFATAPLCTPARSSIFTGRLPHENGLMGLTHTGWTYRPDVPTLPEVVRSAGYHSALIGLQHEDLDARVLGFDEVHGLGFIPRALEVATLTERWLAENPDGAPFLLSIGMWEVHRPWPEEDYEPVDPASVRVPDYLPDNEHTRRDISQFYGAIRRMDEAFGRIVAAIDAHPRGRDAVIVFTTDHGVAFPRAKSTLYDSGVKVALMMRAPGTWGVVAGRSDGMVSHLDLLPTLADFAGAKAPDGLSGLVLLDKSGVVDPGDRRLFLEKTYHDRYDPIRAVRTSTAKYIRNFVDAPALPLPTDLELSQTRVGMDDAHLRPRPPEELYLLTDDPSELNNRVDDPSLSALREGLSRELDRHLRSTQDPVLAGAVAPPPAPVRGRRQ, from the coding sequence ATGACGGACAAGCCGGACCTCTATCTCATCCACTGCCACGACCTGGGTGACTGGCTGACCACCTACGGCTACCCCCAGATACCGAGCCCGAACCTCGACGCTTTCGCAGCCACCTCAGTGGTCTTTGACCGTGCCTTCGCCACGGCCCCGCTGTGCACGCCAGCAAGGTCGTCGATCTTCACCGGTCGACTGCCCCACGAGAATGGGCTCATGGGCCTCACCCACACGGGCTGGACGTACAGGCCCGACGTTCCGACGCTGCCGGAGGTGGTTCGCTCCGCGGGCTATCACAGTGCGCTCATCGGGCTGCAGCACGAGGATCTGGACGCGAGGGTGCTGGGGTTTGACGAGGTGCACGGGCTTGGGTTCATCCCCAGGGCTCTCGAAGTCGCGACCCTGACCGAGCGGTGGCTGGCTGAAAATCCCGACGGCGCGCCGTTCCTTCTCTCCATCGGTATGTGGGAGGTTCATCGTCCGTGGCCCGAGGAGGACTATGAGCCGGTCGACCCCGCGAGCGTGAGGGTGCCTGACTACTTGCCCGACAACGAGCACACTCGCCGGGACATCAGCCAGTTCTACGGCGCGATCCGCCGAATGGACGAGGCCTTCGGACGGATCGTCGCCGCGATCGACGCGCACCCACGGGGGCGCGACGCGGTCATCGTGTTCACCACCGACCATGGTGTTGCCTTCCCACGCGCAAAAAGCACTCTGTATGACTCGGGCGTGAAGGTCGCGCTCATGATGCGAGCGCCCGGAACGTGGGGCGTCGTCGCTGGCCGCAGCGACGGCATGGTTAGCCACCTAGATCTGCTGCCGACCCTCGCAGATTTCGCCGGGGCGAAGGCCCCTGACGGACTTAGCGGGTTGGTCCTGCTCGATAAGTCCGGCGTTGTCGACCCGGGGGATCGGCGGCTGTTCCTGGAAAAGACCTATCACGACAGGTACGACCCAATCCGGGCCGTGCGGACGTCGACGGCGAAGTACATCCGCAACTTTGTAGATGCGCCCGCCTTGCCGCTGCCCACCGACTTGGAACTCAGCCAGACCAGAGTTGGCATGGATGACGCACATTTGCGCCCACGCCCGCCTGAGGAGCTCTACCTGCTCACCGACGACCCCTCCGAGCTGAACAACAGGGTCGATGATCCCTCGCTATCGGCGCTGCGCGAGGGCCTCTCGCGTGAGCTCGATCGTCACTTGCGCTCGACACAGGATCCGGTGCTCGCGGGTGCGGTCGCCCCTCCGCCTGCACCGGTTCGGGGTCGACGGCAGTGA
- a CDS encoding sulfatase, with product MFDSLNRLYLPRYGQLDDLEAPNFARLADRAVRFDRSYAGSLPCMPARRELHTGRYNFLHRSWGPLEPFDDSVPAMLGAAGVATHLATDHMHYWEDGGATYHTRYGSSSLIRGQQGDPWKGQVDDPDVGDSLRIQRNSTWRQDRINRQFVQRLEDYPQTLTFDAGIDFIERNAHTGPWMVQIETFDPHEPFDSAEQFRQKHGVDDVPDNDWPDYQPVLEPEKIADSVRGHYRALVDQCDQSLGRVLDLMDEHDLWSTTMLIVCTDHGLLLGEQGWWGKSVPPWYEPTVHTPLFIWDPEQPQAAGSASSTLVQTIDLGPTLLDFFGIATTPQMQGTSLRQTIRDKSPVREYALFGAFGGHVGITDGASVYLRASATPANRPLHEHTLMPTHMRGFFTAEELATAELVEGFSFTRGSRVLRMDGSVFGNPYQAGTMLFDLTADPDQLEPTVDDELELRMATALRDLMIATDAPAGQYERLGLPREGAVARKHLLVEQQREFAQATRVLPPPPDRFPVAEFGVQSTLSELLADPCAAAVLRRSARRVEIAAFGQVSGGTTLYRAAYVLFGPSPWSTMDDVTKELARLRPVDDEPS from the coding sequence ATGTTTGACAGCCTCAATCGGCTGTATCTGCCACGCTACGGCCAGCTCGACGACCTCGAGGCTCCGAACTTCGCGCGGCTCGCCGATCGTGCGGTTCGGTTCGACCGCAGCTACGCCGGCAGCCTGCCGTGCATGCCCGCACGCCGTGAATTACACACTGGCCGCTACAATTTTCTCCATCGCAGCTGGGGGCCTCTGGAGCCTTTCGATGACTCCGTGCCCGCGATGCTTGGCGCCGCAGGAGTCGCCACGCACCTGGCGACCGACCACATGCACTACTGGGAGGACGGGGGCGCGACCTATCACACCCGTTACGGCTCGTCGTCGTTGATCCGCGGACAGCAGGGTGACCCGTGGAAGGGCCAGGTCGACGATCCCGACGTCGGCGACAGCCTGCGCATCCAGCGCAACAGCACCTGGCGCCAGGATCGCATCAACCGCCAGTTCGTGCAGCGGCTTGAGGACTACCCCCAGACGCTGACATTCGACGCGGGAATCGACTTCATCGAGCGCAACGCACACACCGGACCGTGGATGGTGCAGATCGAAACATTCGATCCGCACGAACCGTTCGACAGCGCCGAGCAATTCCGTCAGAAGCATGGTGTCGACGATGTCCCAGACAACGACTGGCCCGATTATCAGCCAGTTCTCGAGCCGGAGAAGATCGCCGACAGTGTTCGCGGGCATTACCGCGCGCTGGTCGACCAGTGCGACCAGTCGCTTGGCCGAGTGCTCGACCTCATGGACGAGCACGACCTCTGGTCAACCACGATGCTGATCGTGTGCACCGACCACGGGCTCTTACTCGGGGAACAGGGATGGTGGGGCAAGTCGGTTCCGCCCTGGTACGAGCCCACAGTGCACACACCGCTGTTCATCTGGGACCCTGAGCAGCCACAAGCCGCTGGGAGTGCATCCTCGACGCTCGTGCAGACCATCGACCTCGGTCCGACGCTGCTCGACTTCTTCGGCATCGCCACAACGCCGCAGATGCAGGGGACCAGCCTTCGGCAAACCATCAGAGACAAGTCGCCGGTGCGCGAGTACGCGCTGTTTGGTGCGTTCGGCGGGCACGTCGGAATCACCGACGGTGCTAGCGTTTATCTCCGCGCCAGTGCCACACCGGCCAACCGACCATTGCACGAGCACACTCTAATGCCCACGCACATGCGGGGCTTCTTCACCGCCGAGGAACTCGCCACGGCAGAGCTTGTTGAAGGCTTCAGCTTCACGCGGGGCTCGCGAGTGCTGCGGATGGATGGATCAGTATTTGGCAATCCGTATCAGGCCGGGACGATGTTGTTCGACCTCACCGCAGACCCCGATCAGTTGGAGCCCACCGTCGATGACGAACTCGAATTGCGGATGGCGACAGCCCTGCGCGACCTGATGATCGCCACCGACGCACCCGCCGGACAGTACGAGCGCCTCGGTCTGCCGAGAGAGGGAGCGGTTGCAAGGAAGCATCTGCTCGTGGAACAGCAGCGCGAATTCGCTCAGGCTACTCGGGTGCTCCCGCCCCCGCCCGACCGCTTCCCTGTCGCCGAGTTCGGCGTGCAGTCGACACTCAGCGAACTGCTCGCGGATCCTTGCGCCGCAGCGGTCCTCCGACGCTCCGCGCGGCGCGTGGAGATCGCAGCCTTTGGCCAAGTCTCGGGCGGAACGACCCTATACCGCGCGGCCTACGTACTGTTCGGACCCTCACCTTGGTCCACGATGGATGACGTCACCAAGGAGCTGGCTCGACTTCGTCCTGTTGATGACGAGCCGAGTTGA
- a CDS encoding sulfatase family protein, which translates to MSTGRPNVVVVLADDLGWGDLGCYGATVIPTPHIDDLAGEGVRIMDAHAASSVCTPSRYSLLTGRYPWRSPLKQGVLMGHAPGIIEPDRPTLASVFKDAGYETAAIGKWHLGLGWRHTDGTVWSAQRPGDPLEYQLGDPLARHDSRDLDAGEDIDYTSPFEGGPLELGFDRFFGIAGSLNMPPYTFLEGERTVGTPREWKTRFLPGQRPGRESPGWDEHEVDLTFVDRATSFITEREHDRPFLLYFAPSAPHRPQVSPKFVRGASGGGSRGDSVVFVDWMVGQLVGALEETGQLEDTIVVITSDNGSPTIFADELSPDHRPNGPWRGQKGDVWEGGHREPLIVRWPQRIPPRGELDESLDLIDLFRTLATLVGVQVPPHAAPDSTDRSEVLLGVGRPGREPGIRVLSSMGGALCALHGPWKAIFAKGSGGGLTTYDGGAEEGSGQLYNLDEDPGESLNRWSTEPGIVAEIRALLAAIVGSDLSPRTSETDLISNSDCTISSEP; encoded by the coding sequence ATGAGCACCGGGCGACCGAACGTCGTCGTCGTGCTGGCGGACGATCTCGGCTGGGGTGACCTCGGTTGTTACGGTGCCACGGTCATCCCGACGCCGCACATCGACGATCTCGCGGGGGAGGGCGTACGAATCATGGATGCCCACGCGGCATCCTCCGTCTGCACCCCCAGCCGGTACTCGCTATTGACGGGGCGGTACCCGTGGCGCAGTCCACTGAAGCAGGGTGTGCTGATGGGTCACGCACCGGGGATCATCGAGCCTGATCGTCCGACGCTCGCTTCGGTCTTCAAGGATGCCGGGTACGAGACGGCCGCGATTGGCAAGTGGCACCTGGGACTCGGCTGGAGGCACACCGACGGGACGGTCTGGAGCGCCCAGCGGCCCGGCGACCCGCTCGAGTACCAACTCGGGGACCCCCTCGCCCGGCACGATTCACGCGACCTGGATGCCGGCGAGGACATCGATTACACCAGCCCCTTCGAGGGTGGGCCGCTCGAGCTCGGATTCGACCGCTTCTTCGGGATAGCTGGGTCGCTCAACATGCCCCCCTACACCTTCCTCGAAGGCGAACGTACCGTGGGGACGCCGCGCGAGTGGAAGACCCGATTCCTGCCCGGCCAGCGCCCCGGGCGCGAGTCGCCCGGCTGGGACGAGCACGAGGTCGACCTCACCTTCGTCGACCGCGCGACCTCGTTCATCACAGAGCGGGAGCACGACCGACCTTTCCTGCTCTACTTCGCCCCCTCCGCTCCGCACCGTCCGCAGGTCTCGCCCAAGTTTGTGCGGGGTGCCAGCGGCGGCGGAAGCCGCGGCGATTCGGTGGTTTTCGTTGACTGGATGGTCGGCCAGCTCGTCGGCGCGCTCGAAGAGACTGGCCAACTGGAGGACACGATCGTCGTAATTACCAGCGACAACGGCTCGCCGACGATTTTCGCGGACGAACTCAGTCCTGATCATCGCCCCAACGGGCCCTGGCGTGGGCAGAAGGGCGATGTCTGGGAGGGCGGACACCGTGAGCCGCTGATCGTGCGATGGCCGCAGCGGATCCCTCCCCGTGGCGAGCTGGACGAGTCGCTCGACTTGATCGACCTGTTCCGCACTCTCGCGACTCTGGTCGGGGTGCAGGTTCCCCCGCACGCCGCGCCCGACAGCACCGACCGCTCGGAGGTGCTGCTCGGGGTGGGCAGGCCTGGGCGCGAGCCGGGCATCCGGGTGCTTTCTAGCATGGGTGGTGCGCTCTGCGCGCTGCACGGACCGTGGAAAGCGATCTTCGCGAAAGGGTCAGGTGGCGGCCTGACGACCTACGACGGGGGTGCGGAAGAAGGGTCGGGCCAGTTGTACAACCTCGACGAGGATCCGGGTGAGTCACTCAATCGTTGGAGCACCGAGCCCGGCATAGTTGCGGAAATTCGTGCCCTGCTTGCCGCGATCGTGGGTTCGGATCTTTCTCCGCGCACTTCGGAGACGGACTTGATTAGCAATTCTGATTGCACTATCAGTTCTGAACCATAG